One Candidatus Lernaella stagnicola DNA window includes the following coding sequences:
- a CDS encoding alcohol dehydrogenase catalytic domain-containing protein, with amino-acid sequence MSEMRAAVVHTFDDVRVESVPRPTAPPGGLLVHTHACGICSGDVMPWYIERKAPLVLGHEMAGTVVEVGEGAPFAVGDRVFAHHHAPCMECAYCNRGHYVQCATWKEPAVDPGGCAEYFAVTANGTENDTLLVPPSLSLEHACLIEPLACAVKALRRVPPIARGGVVAILGLGAMGIILTALAKYFGAWQVIGIDRIPYRLNLAADIGADHLIDFSRQDVVATVRQITSGMGADLVIVGPPSVEAMRTGLECAGKAATVLFFSPAEPDQTFAYDPNRPYFDEISFVTSYSCGPPDTREALSLLADGVLRVDKIITHRFPLDQAPTAYRLTASGGESSKVLVTLE; translated from the coding sequence ATGAGTGAAATGCGCGCCGCCGTCGTTCACACCTTCGACGATGTTCGCGTCGAGAGCGTGCCCCGGCCCACCGCGCCGCCGGGCGGCCTGTTGGTCCACACCCACGCCTGCGGCATCTGCTCCGGCGACGTCATGCCCTGGTATATCGAACGCAAAGCGCCGCTGGTGCTCGGTCACGAAATGGCCGGCACCGTTGTCGAAGTGGGTGAAGGCGCGCCCTTTGCCGTCGGCGACCGCGTGTTCGCCCACCATCACGCGCCTTGCATGGAGTGCGCCTACTGCAATCGCGGCCACTACGTGCAGTGCGCCACGTGGAAGGAGCCCGCGGTGGACCCCGGCGGTTGCGCGGAATACTTCGCGGTCACCGCCAACGGCACGGAAAACGATACCTTGCTCGTACCGCCGTCGTTGTCGCTGGAGCATGCCTGTTTGATCGAACCTCTGGCGTGCGCCGTCAAGGCGTTGCGGCGCGTGCCGCCGATCGCGCGGGGGGGGGTTGTGGCCATCTTGGGGTTGGGCGCCATGGGGATTATTCTCACCGCCCTGGCCAAATACTTCGGCGCTTGGCAGGTAATCGGGATCGACCGCATTCCCTACCGTCTGAATTTGGCGGCGGACATCGGCGCGGACCATCTCATCGATTTTTCACGGCAGGACGTCGTGGCCACGGTGCGGCAGATCACCAGCGGCATGGGCGCCGACTTGGTCATCGTCGGCCCGCCAAGCGTGGAGGCGATGCGTACCGGCCTTGAGTGCGCCGGCAAAGCCGCCACGGTGCTTTTTTTCTCCCCGGCCGAGCCGGACCAAACCTTCGCCTACGACCCCAATCGCCCCTATTTCGACGAAATCTCCTTCGTGACCTCCTATTCCTGCGGTCCGCCGGATACCCGCGAGGCCCTTTCCTTACTGGCAGATGGCGTGCTACGCGTCGACAAGATCATTACCCACCGTTTTCCCCTCGACCAAGCGCCCACGGCTTATCGCTTGACCGCAAGCGGCGGCGAGTCTTCCAAGGTGCTGGTTACCCTCGAATAG
- a CDS encoding radical SAM protein: MGIVFGPVPSRRLGYSLGIDVLPPADKMCTLNCVYCQVGHTKVQTIKRGIPLDSTLINQAIDEHLPMADIDVVTFSGSGEPTLHRYLGQFIERVKNRCDTPVAVLTNSTLIDKPDVRRDLALADIVVPSLDAATQETFERINRPHRSLRVDSIIEGLIAFRDEFSGKFFLEIMLVKGFNDDPSELLAIKKIVDRIRPDQVHLNTVTRPGAEPDARPLAQNELERIAAIFGPDTFPIGTGPAVGRVADVRELEAAVLDLVQRRGVTLSDLVKSLGLERARALEVLNNLAQQNKVKKVVHGEVTYYREYY, translated from the coding sequence TTGGGCATCGTTTTTGGTCCCGTGCCCAGCCGCCGGCTGGGTTACAGCTTGGGCATTGATGTGTTGCCGCCGGCTGACAAAATGTGCACGCTCAACTGCGTGTATTGCCAGGTGGGTCACACCAAAGTTCAGACCATCAAGCGCGGCATTCCGCTGGATTCCACCCTGATTAATCAGGCGATCGACGAACATCTGCCGATGGCCGACATCGATGTCGTCACCTTTTCCGGCTCGGGCGAGCCGACGTTGCACCGCTACCTGGGCCAGTTCATCGAACGCGTCAAGAACCGTTGCGACACGCCCGTAGCCGTGCTGACAAATTCCACGCTGATCGACAAACCCGACGTACGCCGCGATCTGGCCCTGGCCGATATCGTCGTGCCCAGCCTCGACGCGGCCACGCAGGAAACCTTCGAACGCATCAATCGACCCCATCGGTCCTTGCGCGTCGATTCCATCATCGAGGGCTTGATCGCTTTCCGAGACGAATTTTCCGGCAAGTTTTTCCTGGAAATCATGCTGGTCAAAGGGTTCAACGACGACCCGTCGGAACTGCTCGCCATCAAAAAAATTGTCGACCGGATTCGTCCCGACCAAGTCCACCTCAACACCGTCACGCGGCCGGGGGCGGAACCCGACGCGCGGCCCCTCGCGCAAAACGAATTGGAGCGGATCGCCGCGATTTTCGGGCCTGACACCTTTCCCATCGGCACCGGCCCCGCGGTGGGCCGAGTGGCCGACGTCCGAGAGTTGGAAGCCGCCGTGCTGGATTTGGTGCAGCGCCGCGGCGTCACCTTAAGCGACCTGGTCAAGAGCTTGGGGCTGGAGCGGGCTCGCGCTCTGGAAGTTCTCAACAACTTGGCGCAGCAAAATAAGGTCAAAAAAGTGGTACACGGGGAAGTAACTTACTACCGTGAGTACTATTGA